In the genome of Streptomyces racemochromogenes, one region contains:
- a CDS encoding MFS transporter: protein MSALEPGISETTVAAPPPQGGILGPAYRTLSVGIISVIFLIAFEATAVGTAMPVAARELDGIGLYAFGFSAYFTTSLFAMVLSGQWADRQGPLRPLTVGIGAFAAGLVCSGTAQLMGVFVLGRAVQGFGGGLVIVALYVVVSRAYEERLRPAIMAAFAASWVVPSIVGPLAAGTVTERLGWRWVFLGIPALVVVPLIVALPAIRRTASGPVDPAAPVAFDRRRIRLALGISLGAGLLQYAAQDLRWLSLLPGLAGAALLVPAVLGLLPRGTYRARRGLPSVVLLRGVAAGAFIGAESFVPLMLVTQRGLSPTWAGFSLALGGVTWALGSWVQSQGRTAPYRERLMVAGMVMVAVAIAGAPAVLVEAVPVWTLALAWAVGSLGMGLVIGSTSVLLLKLSAPEEAGANSAALQISDALANVVLLAAGGAAFAALGGGAVGAGHDAAASASGAAASHPAAFLVVFLPMACVALAGAWVATRLDPPHPPAHPAVA, encoded by the coding sequence ATGAGCGCCCTTGAACCCGGGATATCCGAGACCACCGTCGCCGCCCCGCCGCCGCAGGGCGGCATTCTCGGGCCGGCGTACCGGACGCTCAGCGTCGGGATCATCTCCGTGATCTTCCTCATCGCCTTCGAGGCCACCGCCGTCGGGACGGCGATGCCCGTCGCCGCGCGGGAGCTGGACGGGATCGGGCTCTACGCCTTCGGGTTCTCCGCGTACTTCACCACCAGCCTCTTCGCCATGGTGCTGTCCGGGCAGTGGGCCGACCGGCAGGGGCCGCTGCGGCCGCTGACGGTGGGGATCGGGGCGTTCGCCGCCGGGCTGGTGTGTTCCGGGACCGCGCAGCTGATGGGGGTGTTCGTCCTCGGGCGGGCGGTGCAGGGGTTCGGCGGCGGGCTGGTGATCGTCGCCCTGTACGTGGTGGTCAGCCGGGCCTACGAGGAGCGGCTGCGGCCCGCGATCATGGCGGCCTTCGCGGCGAGCTGGGTGGTGCCGTCGATCGTCGGGCCGCTGGCGGCGGGGACGGTCACCGAGCGCCTCGGCTGGCGGTGGGTGTTCCTCGGGATCCCCGCGCTGGTCGTCGTACCGCTGATCGTGGCGCTGCCGGCGATCCGGCGCACCGCGTCCGGGCCGGTGGACCCGGCCGCGCCGGTCGCGTTCGACCGGCGGCGGATCCGGCTGGCGCTCGGGATCTCGCTGGGCGCCGGGCTGCTCCAGTACGCCGCCCAGGACCTGCGGTGGCTGTCGCTGCTGCCCGGCCTCGCGGGCGCGGCCCTGCTGGTGCCGGCGGTGCTGGGGCTGCTGCCGCGCGGCACGTACCGGGCGCGGCGCGGGCTGCCGTCGGTGGTGCTGCTGCGCGGGGTGGCGGCGGGGGCGTTCATCGGGGCGGAGAGCTTCGTGCCGCTGATGCTGGTCACCCAGCGCGGCCTGAGCCCGACGTGGGCGGGCTTCTCGCTGGCGCTGGGCGGGGTGACGTGGGCGCTGGGGTCGTGGGTGCAGTCGCAGGGCCGGACGGCGCCCTACCGGGAGCGGCTGATGGTCGCCGGGATGGTGATGGTGGCGGTGGCCATCGCGGGGGCCCCGGCGGTGCTGGTCGAGGCGGTGCCGGTGTGGACGCTGGCGCTGGCCTGGGCGGTGGGCTCGCTCGGCATGGGGCTGGTGATCGGCTCGACGAGCGTGCTGCTGCTCAAGCTGTCCGCGCCGGAGGAGGCGGGGGCGAACTCCGCCGCGCTGCAGATCTCGGACGCGCTGGCGAACGTGGTGCTGCTGGCGGCCGGGGGCGCGGCGTTCGCCGCACTGGGCGGCGGGGCGGTGGGCGCGGGGCACGACGCCGCCGCCTCGGCGTCCGGGGCCGCGGCCTCGCACCCGGCGGCGTTCCTGGTGGTGTTCCTCCCGATGGCCTGCGTGGCCCTGGCCGGCGCCTGGGTCGCAACCCGCCTGGACCCACCCCACCCGCCTGCGCACCCCGCGGTCGCCTGA
- a CDS encoding type II toxin-antitoxin system death-on-curing family toxin → MSAAAPVRHLTLAEVLDLARHACLAREQPVELRAPGLLESAVHRPRARMFGTPAYEDPYEQAAALLHGIAVNHPLVDGNKRTAWLAAATFLAVNGVDLADADQDRAYGLVVDVAAGREADLASIARRLRSL, encoded by the coding sequence GTGAGCGCCGCCGCCCCGGTCCGGCACCTGACCCTCGCCGAGGTCCTGGACCTCGCCCGGCACGCCTGCCTGGCCCGGGAGCAGCCCGTGGAGCTGCGGGCTCCCGGGCTGCTGGAGTCGGCCGTGCACCGGCCCCGCGCCCGCATGTTCGGGACGCCGGCCTACGAGGACCCGTACGAGCAGGCCGCCGCGCTGCTGCACGGCATCGCCGTGAACCACCCCCTCGTCGACGGGAACAAGCGCACGGCCTGGCTCGCCGCGGCCACTTTCCTCGCCGTGAACGGGGTGGACCTCGCGGACGCCGATCAGGACCGTGCGTACGGCCTGGTCGTGGACGTCGCGGCCGGGCGGGAGGCCGATCTCGCCTCGATCGCCCGGCGGTTGCGCTCGCTGTGA
- a CDS encoding DEAD/DEAH box helicase translates to MTTTASHHLSPAFPGRAPWGTASKLRAWQQGALDKYVQTQPRDFLAVATPGAGKTTFALTLASWLLHHHVVQQVTVVAPTEHLKKQWAEAAARIGIRLDPEYSAGPLSKDYHGVAVTYAGVGVRPMLHRNRCEQRKTLVILDEIHHAGDSKSWGEACLEAFDPATRRLALTGTPFRSDTNPIPFVTYEEGNDGIRRSSADYTYGYGNALGDGVVRPVIFLSYSGNMRWRTKAGDEIEARLGEPMTKDAISQAWRTALDPRGDWMPNVLRAADQRLTEVRKGIPDAGGLVIAADQDAARAYAKLIREITGTKATLVLSDDAGASKNIDTFSGNDDRWMVAVRMVSEGVDVPRLAVGVYATTISTPLFFAQAVGRFVRSRRRGETASVFLPTIPYLLGFANEMEVERDHVLDRPKKAGEDDDPYAESEKEMEEANRQEDEDTGEDEQMSFEALESDAVFDRVLYDGAEFGMQAHPGSEEEQDYLGIPGLLEPDQVQLLLQKRQSRQIAHSRRKPDSEADLLELPADRRPVVSHKELLELRKSLNTMVGAYVHQSGKPHGVIHTELRRVCGGPPSAEATAGQLKERIKKVQEWATRMR, encoded by the coding sequence GTGACTACTACCGCCTCCCACCACCTCTCACCCGCCTTCCCCGGCCGTGCCCCCTGGGGTACCGCCAGCAAGCTGCGAGCCTGGCAGCAGGGGGCGCTCGACAAGTACGTCCAGACCCAGCCGCGGGACTTCCTCGCGGTCGCCACCCCCGGCGCCGGCAAGACCACCTTCGCGCTCACGCTGGCCTCCTGGCTGCTGCACCACCACGTGGTGCAGCAGGTGACCGTGGTCGCGCCGACCGAGCACCTGAAGAAGCAGTGGGCGGAAGCCGCCGCCCGCATAGGCATCCGGCTCGACCCCGAGTACTCGGCCGGGCCGCTGAGCAAGGACTACCACGGCGTCGCCGTCACCTACGCGGGCGTCGGCGTGCGCCCGATGCTGCACCGCAACCGCTGCGAGCAGCGCAAGACGCTGGTGATCCTCGACGAGATCCACCACGCCGGCGACTCGAAGTCCTGGGGCGAGGCCTGTCTGGAGGCCTTCGACCCGGCGACCCGGCGCCTGGCCCTGACCGGCACGCCCTTCCGGTCCGACACCAACCCGATCCCCTTCGTCACGTACGAGGAGGGGAACGACGGGATCCGGCGGTCCTCCGCCGACTACACCTACGGCTACGGCAACGCCCTCGGCGACGGCGTCGTCCGCCCCGTGATCTTCCTGTCCTACAGCGGCAACATGCGCTGGCGCACCAAGGCCGGCGACGAGATCGAGGCCCGCCTCGGCGAGCCGATGACCAAGGACGCCATCTCGCAGGCCTGGCGCACGGCCCTGGACCCGCGCGGCGACTGGATGCCGAACGTGCTGCGTGCCGCCGACCAGCGCCTGACGGAGGTCAGGAAGGGCATCCCGGACGCCGGCGGGCTCGTCATCGCCGCCGATCAGGACGCGGCGCGCGCGTACGCGAAGCTGATCCGGGAGATCACGGGCACGAAGGCGACCCTCGTGCTCTCCGACGACGCGGGCGCCTCGAAGAACATCGACACCTTCAGCGGGAACGACGACCGCTGGATGGTCGCGGTCCGCATGGTGTCCGAGGGCGTCGACGTACCGCGCCTCGCGGTGGGCGTGTACGCGACGACGATCTCGACGCCGCTGTTCTTCGCGCAGGCCGTCGGCCGCTTCGTACGATCGCGCAGGCGCGGCGAGACGGCGTCCGTGTTCCTTCCGACGATCCCCTACCTCCTCGGCTTCGCCAACGAGATGGAGGTCGAGCGCGACCACGTCCTGGACCGGCCGAAGAAGGCGGGCGAGGACGACGACCCGTACGCCGAGTCCGAGAAGGAGATGGAGGAGGCGAACCGGCAGGAGGACGAGGACACCGGCGAGGACGAGCAGATGTCCTTCGAGGCCCTCGAGTCCGACGCCGTCTTCGACCGGGTGCTGTACGACGGCGCCGAGTTCGGCATGCAGGCGCACCCGGGCAGCGAGGAGGAGCAGGACTACCTCGGCATCCCGGGTCTGCTGGAGCCGGACCAGGTGCAGCTGCTGCTGCAGAAGCGGCAGTCCCGGCAGATCGCGCACAGCCGCCGCAAGCCCGACTCCGAGGCGGACCTGCTGGAGCTGCCGGCCGACCGGCGGCCGGTGGTCTCGCACAAGGAGCTGCTGGAGCTGCGGAAGTCGCTGAACACGATGGTGGGCGCGTACGTCCACCAGAGCGGGAAACCGCACGGGGTGATCCACACGGAGCTGCGCCGGGTGTGCGGCGGGCCGCCGAGCGCGGAGGCGACGGCGGGGCAGCTGAAGGAGCGGATCAAGAAGGTGCAGGAGTGGGCCACCCGGATGCGGTGA
- a CDS encoding IclR family transcriptional regulator — MTAETSQTLDRGLRVLKLLADTDHGLTVTELSNRLGVNRTVVYRLLATLEQHALVRRDLGGRARVGLGVLRLGRQVHPLVREAALPALRSLAEDIGATAHLTLVDGTEALAVAVVEPTWTDYHVAYRAGFRHPLDRGAAGRAILAARQGSLIEPGYTLTHGELEAGASGAAAPLVGITGLEGSVGVVMLADAVPERVGPRVVDAAREVADALR, encoded by the coding sequence GTGACCGCGGAAACCTCCCAGACTCTCGACAGAGGGCTGAGAGTCCTCAAGCTGCTCGCCGACACCGACCACGGTCTGACCGTCACCGAGCTCTCCAACCGCCTCGGTGTCAACCGCACCGTCGTCTACCGCCTGCTCGCCACGCTGGAGCAGCACGCCCTGGTCCGCCGCGACCTCGGCGGCCGGGCCCGCGTCGGGCTCGGCGTGCTGCGCCTGGGCCGGCAGGTCCACCCGCTCGTGCGCGAGGCGGCGCTGCCCGCCCTGCGCTCCCTCGCCGAGGACATAGGGGCCACCGCGCACCTGACCCTCGTCGACGGCACCGAGGCCCTCGCCGTGGCCGTCGTGGAGCCCACCTGGACCGACTACCACGTCGCCTACCGGGCCGGCTTCCGCCACCCGCTGGACCGCGGCGCGGCCGGCCGGGCCATCCTGGCCGCCCGCCAGGGCTCCCTCATCGAGCCCGGCTACACCCTGACCCACGGCGAGCTGGAGGCGGGCGCCAGCGGCGCCGCCGCACCGCTCGTCGGCATCACCGGACTGGAGGGCAGCGTCGGCGTCGTGATGCTGGCCGACGCCGTCCCGGAGCGGGTCGGGCCCCGCGTGGTGGACGCGGCCCGCGAGGTCGCCGACGCCCTGCGCTGA
- a CDS encoding S16 family serine protease, with protein MLSRLTRLPRPAALAVCAAPVLGLFAVAALAPLPFVVAVPGPTADVLGSDQGKPVITVTGAPVRDTKGQLRMTTIRATGPSSTMKLPELIGHWFKTDQAVMPRESVYPSGGSDKQIEEHNLEEMAQSQSAAAAAALGFLKKDPKDIKVQLNLADVGGPSAGLLFTLGIVDKLDGDGSGGELTGGRSIAGTGTITADGTVGAVGGVGLKTQAARRDGATVFLVPKAECSDAKSDLPEGLRLVPVTSLTDAVGSLRALNRNGDVPSC; from the coding sequence GTGCTCTCTCGCCTCACACGTCTGCCGCGTCCCGCCGCCCTGGCCGTCTGCGCCGCGCCCGTCCTCGGGCTGTTCGCCGTCGCGGCCCTCGCGCCGCTGCCCTTCGTGGTGGCCGTGCCGGGCCCCACGGCCGACGTACTGGGCTCCGACCAGGGCAAGCCGGTGATCACCGTCACCGGCGCCCCGGTGCGGGACACCAAGGGCCAGCTCCGGATGACCACCATCCGGGCCACCGGCCCCTCCTCGACGATGAAGCTGCCCGAGCTGATCGGCCACTGGTTCAAGACGGACCAGGCCGTCATGCCCCGGGAGTCGGTGTATCCCTCGGGCGGAAGCGACAAGCAGATCGAGGAGCACAACCTGGAGGAAATGGCCCAGTCGCAGTCGGCCGCCGCGGCCGCCGCCCTCGGCTTCCTCAAGAAGGACCCCAAGGACATCAAGGTCCAGCTCAACCTCGCCGACGTCGGCGGCCCGAGCGCCGGACTCCTCTTCACCCTGGGCATCGTCGACAAGCTCGACGGCGACGGCAGCGGCGGCGAACTCACCGGCGGCCGCAGCATCGCCGGTACGGGCACCATCACCGCCGACGGCACGGTCGGCGCCGTCGGCGGGGTGGGCCTGAAGACCCAGGCCGCGCGCCGCGACGGGGCGACCGTGTTCCTGGTGCCGAAGGCGGAGTGCTCGGACGCGAAGTCCGACCTCCCCGAGGGCCTGCGGCTGGTCCCCGTCACTTCGCTGACGGACGCGGTGGGCTCGCTGCGGGCGCTGAACCGGAACGGGGACGTTC